A section of the Sphingobacteriales bacterium genome encodes:
- a CDS encoding class I SAM-dependent methyltransferase — protein sequence MKQNIIGLIWNSLTKSKVLKNSIYPIKMLLSEEIRKRDTLRKYNNIQPTGLPFIDIRELIPQAEETIESYTYLDETSRITDIAVIKSLCRQYPDCHYLEIGSWRGESLFNASQVAKTCVSVSLPDDEVRRIWGERAAKVTRMFTRNIPNIIHVEADSQTFDYDTLGLKFDVIFIDGDHSYQGVLNDTRKVLSLLRDEDSVILWHDCGKSYEKTNWEVLSAILDAIPEQEHKYIYRITNSLHAIYTKKALKADFLESPQYPEKVFSVKLKINPFNLA from the coding sequence ATGAAACAAAATATCATCGGATTAATTTGGAACTCGCTCACTAAGTCAAAGGTATTGAAAAACAGCATTTACCCCATAAAAATGCTATTAAGTGAAGAAATCAGGAAAAGGGACACTCTCAGGAAATATAATAATATTCAGCCAACAGGCTTACCTTTTATTGATATCAGAGAATTAATCCCTCAGGCTGAGGAGACGATAGAAAGCTATACCTATCTGGATGAAACAAGCAGGATTACAGATATAGCAGTCATCAAAAGTTTGTGCCGGCAATATCCTGACTGTCATTATCTTGAAATAGGTAGCTGGCGGGGAGAAAGCCTTTTTAATGCCTCGCAGGTGGCTAAAACATGTGTTTCAGTCAGTTTGCCGGATGATGAAGTCAGACGAATATGGGGTGAGCGTGCTGCGAAAGTTACCCGGATGTTTACCCGCAATATTCCCAACATCATACATGTGGAAGCAGACTCTCAAACATTTGATTATGATACACTTGGGCTAAAATTTGATGTCATTTTCATTGACGGGGACCATAGCTACCAGGGTGTTTTGAATGATACAAGGAAAGTTCTTTCCTTGTTAAGGGATGAGGACTCTGTCATTCTGTGGCACGACTGTGGAAAAAGCTATGAAAAAACCAATTGGGAAGTGCTTTCCGCTATATTGGATGCCATACCTGAGCAAGAACACAAATATATTTACCGCATTACCAATTCATTGCATGCCATTTATACGAAAAAAGCACTCAAAGCTGATTTTCTTGAATCACCACAATATCCTGAGAAAGTTTTTAGTGTTAAACTGAAGATAAATCCTTTTAATTTAGCTTAA
- a CDS encoding lipopolysaccharide biosynthesis protein, producing MGIVRKESIRSTLFSYIGIAIGFISQTFIFTNLLPAAIVGLIRVLQSFAGIVSELSQLSIQTATGRFFPYFRNKEKGHHGFLMMAILITSTGFVVVFILLMIFRPFIVQWYNEQSPLFSQKFLYAFPIAIALVYITVFEAYLRMLYKIIFSTIVKEIYIRLFALGAVLLYYFKVVSINQFLLIFSGTYALAAVMMLFYLKIIGELYLKPDFSFLTKPLLKQIKNYVSFTYVTLLVHRAILEVDKVFVAAMSGLGAAGIYSVTSLMASVISMPVNAINSISGTFFSESFKKNDTEKIREVYHKASLNQFIAASFLFLVIWYNADSFLSYMPEEYSKGKIIILLIGITKLIDAICINSSSIILLSNYYSFMMFSSSLTLVFLITSNIILIKVLGIKGAAVSILLSVLLHNFLKVGYIWLKLKIHPFNLNLFKATGVFLFTFGLFSLLPSISVVWVDIIFKTISVSVVFLSLTILLNVSEDIDLLLKDSYKRLKTFILNKFNRR from the coding sequence ATGGGAATAGTCAGAAAAGAAAGTATCAGAAGTACCTTATTTTCCTATATTGGGATTGCAATTGGATTCATCAGCCAGACGTTTATCTTTACTAACCTTTTACCAGCTGCAATAGTTGGATTGATCAGGGTTTTACAATCTTTTGCCGGTATCGTTTCTGAACTTTCCCAGCTTAGCATTCAAACAGCAACAGGAAGATTTTTCCCATATTTCAGAAATAAGGAAAAAGGACATCATGGTTTTTTGATGATGGCTATCCTGATAACTTCAACGGGATTTGTCGTAGTTTTTATCTTACTCATGATTTTTAGGCCTTTCATTGTTCAATGGTATAATGAGCAGTCTCCACTATTTTCTCAAAAGTTTTTGTATGCATTCCCCATTGCCATTGCTTTGGTTTATATCACTGTATTTGAAGCATACCTGCGGATGCTTTATAAAATCATTTTTTCTACAATCGTTAAGGAGATTTATATCAGGCTTTTTGCACTCGGGGCCGTGTTGCTGTACTATTTTAAAGTGGTCAGCATCAATCAGTTTTTATTGATTTTTTCCGGTACTTATGCGCTTGCAGCCGTGATGATGCTCTTTTATTTGAAAATTATTGGTGAACTCTATCTGAAACCCGATTTTTCTTTTTTAACAAAACCCTTGCTTAAGCAGATAAAGAATTATGTTTCTTTTACTTACGTGACGCTGTTGGTCCACCGGGCTATTCTTGAAGTAGATAAAGTGTTTGTTGCTGCCATGAGTGGACTGGGTGCTGCAGGTATTTATTCTGTTACCTCACTGATGGCAAGCGTAATTTCTATGCCTGTTAATGCGATTAACAGCATTAGCGGAACTTTTTTCAGCGAATCGTTTAAGAAGAACGACACTGAAAAAATCAGAGAAGTTTATCACAAAGCTTCATTAAATCAGTTTATCGCTGCCTCATTTCTCTTTTTAGTGATTTGGTATAATGCTGATAGCTTTTTATCGTATATGCCGGAAGAATATAGCAAAGGCAAAATTATTATTTTATTAATAGGTATAACCAAATTGATCGATGCCATTTGTATAAACAGCAGTTCAATAATTTTACTTTCGAATTATTATTCGTTCATGATGTTTAGCAGTAGCCTGACACTGGTGTTTCTTATCACATCCAATATTATACTGATAAAGGTTTTGGGAATAAAGGGAGCTGCTGTTTCTATTCTGCTATCTGTATTACTTCACAATTTCCTGAAAGTCGGATATATCTGGTTAAAGCTCAAAATCCATCCGTTTAACCTGAATTTATTTAAGGCTACTGGTGTTTTCTTGTTTACATTTGGTTTGTTTTCCCTGCTCCCTTCCATTTCAGTAGTCTGGGTCGATATTATTTTTAAAACTATATCAGTATCAGTAGTATTTCTGTCTTTGACCATATTGTTAAATGTTTCAGAAGATATTGACCTTCTTCTGAAAGACAGCTATAAACGATTAAAAACATTCATTTTAAACAAATTTAACAGGAGATGA